Proteins encoded together in one Mycobacterium sp. MS1601 window:
- a CDS encoding aspartate aminotransferase family protein — protein sequence MTSVSSHVLPSGQDLDTAIAEGAHAYELDRKHVFHSWSAQAQIKPMTIVAADGQYVWDGDGTKLLDFSGQLVFTNIGHQHPKVVAAIAEQAAKLCTIAPQHVNAARSEAARLIAERTPGDLNRVFFTNGGADAVEHAIRMARLHTGRYKVLSRYRSYHGGTDTAINLTGDPRRYPNDYASAGVVHFNGPFLYRSSFYAETDEQESQRALEYLERLIQHEGASSFAAIILESVPGTAGIMVPPPGYMAGVRELCDKYGMVMIADEVMAGFGRTGEWFAIQNFDVTPDLITFAKGVTSGYVPLGGVAINDKIYNTFANRAYPGGLTYSGHPLACAAAVATINAMEDEGMVANAKRIGADVLGPGLRELAAKHRSVGEVRGLGVFWAIELVSDQATREPLAPYGGASPAMNATIAACKAGGLLPFANFNRIHAVPACNITDAEVAEGLRALDAALTVADEHAV from the coding sequence ATGACATCTGTGAGCTCACACGTTCTGCCCTCCGGGCAGGATCTCGACACCGCGATCGCCGAAGGTGCCCACGCCTACGAGCTGGACCGCAAGCATGTGTTCCACTCGTGGTCGGCGCAGGCGCAGATCAAGCCGATGACCATCGTGGCCGCCGATGGCCAGTACGTCTGGGACGGCGACGGCACCAAGCTGCTCGACTTCTCCGGGCAGCTGGTGTTCACCAACATCGGCCATCAGCACCCCAAGGTGGTCGCGGCCATCGCCGAGCAGGCCGCCAAGCTGTGCACCATCGCACCGCAGCACGTCAACGCGGCGCGCTCGGAAGCGGCCCGGCTGATCGCGGAGCGCACCCCGGGTGATCTGAACCGGGTGTTCTTCACCAACGGCGGCGCCGACGCCGTGGAGCACGCGATCCGCATGGCCCGTCTGCACACCGGTCGTTACAAGGTGCTGTCGCGCTACCGCTCGTACCACGGCGGCACCGACACCGCGATCAACCTGACCGGTGACCCGCGGCGTTATCCCAATGACTACGCCAGCGCCGGTGTGGTGCACTTCAACGGGCCGTTCCTGTATCGCTCGTCGTTCTACGCCGAGACCGACGAGCAGGAATCGCAGCGCGCCCTGGAGTACTTGGAGCGGCTGATCCAGCACGAGGGTGCGTCGTCGTTCGCGGCGATCATCCTCGAATCGGTGCCCGGCACCGCGGGCATCATGGTGCCCCCTCCCGGATACATGGCCGGTGTCCGCGAGCTGTGCGACAAGTACGGCATGGTCATGATCGCCGACGAGGTGATGGCCGGATTCGGTCGCACCGGTGAGTGGTTCGCCATTCAGAACTTCGACGTGACACCCGATCTGATCACGTTCGCCAAAGGTGTGACGTCGGGGTACGTGCCGTTGGGTGGCGTGGCGATCAACGACAAGATCTACAACACCTTCGCCAACCGTGCCTACCCCGGCGGGCTCACCTACTCGGGGCACCCGTTGGCGTGTGCCGCCGCCGTCGCCACCATCAACGCGATGGAGGACGAGGGCATGGTGGCCAACGCCAAGCGCATCGGCGCCGACGTACTCGGCCCCGGTCTGCGTGAGCTGGCCGCCAAGCACCGCTCAGTCGGCGAGGTGCGCGGTCTGGGCGTGTTCTGGGCCATCGAGCTGGTGTCCGACCAGGCCACCCGCGAACCGCTGGCCCCCTACGGTGGCGCCAGCCCCGCCATGAACGCGACCATCGCAGCGTGCAAGGCGGGCGGCCTGCTTCCGTTCGCCAACTTCAACCGCATCCACGCGGTGCCGGCATGCAACATCACCGATGCCGAGGTGGCCGAGGGTCTACGGGCACTGGACGCGGCGTTGACGGTGGCCGACGAGCACGCCGTCTGA
- a CDS encoding CoA-acylating methylmalonate-semialdehyde dehydrogenase yields MTATISKVTTIGHWAGGKSFPGSSQRTAPVTNPATGVVTGEVALADVDDARAVIDIAAAAFPAWRDTSLAKRSQVLFAFRELLNARKDEIAAIITSEHGKVLSDAAGEVSRGQEVVEFACGIPHLLKGGMTENASTNVDVASIRQPLGVVGIISPFNFPAMVPMWFFPIAIAAGNTVVLKPSEKDPSAALWIAALWKEAGLPDGVFNVLQGDKVAVDELLTNKKVKSISFVGSTPIAEYVYATGTAHGKRVQALGGAKNHAVILPDADLDLAADAMINAGFGSAGERCMAISAAVAVGPVADELVAKIKERAATLKTGDGTRNSDMGPLVTKAHRDKVASYIDAGEADGATVVVDGRNPQVDGEADGFWLGPTLLDNVTPEMSVYTDEIFGPVLSVVRVETYDDALELINNNPYGNGTAIFTNDGGAARRFQNEVEVGMIGINVPIPVPTAYYSFGGWKASLFGDTHAHGTEGVHFFTRGKVVTTRWLDPSHGGINLGFPQNA; encoded by the coding sequence ATGACTGCGACGATCAGCAAGGTGACCACCATCGGTCACTGGGCCGGCGGCAAGAGCTTCCCCGGAAGCAGCCAGCGCACCGCTCCGGTGACCAACCCGGCCACCGGTGTCGTCACCGGTGAGGTGGCCCTGGCCGACGTCGACGACGCCCGCGCGGTCATCGACATCGCCGCCGCCGCGTTCCCGGCCTGGCGCGATACCTCGCTGGCCAAGCGCAGCCAGGTCCTCTTCGCCTTCCGTGAGCTGCTCAACGCCCGCAAGGACGAGATCGCCGCCATCATCACCAGCGAGCACGGCAAGGTGCTCTCCGACGCCGCCGGCGAAGTCAGCCGCGGCCAGGAAGTCGTCGAGTTCGCCTGTGGCATCCCGCATCTGCTCAAGGGCGGCATGACCGAGAACGCCTCCACCAACGTCGACGTGGCCTCCATTCGCCAGCCGCTGGGCGTCGTGGGCATCATCTCCCCGTTCAACTTCCCGGCCATGGTGCCCATGTGGTTCTTCCCCATCGCCATCGCCGCGGGCAACACCGTCGTGCTCAAGCCGTCGGAGAAGGACCCCAGCGCCGCGCTCTGGATCGCCGCACTGTGGAAGGAAGCCGGTCTGCCCGACGGCGTGTTCAACGTCCTGCAGGGTGACAAGGTGGCCGTCGACGAGCTGCTGACCAACAAGAAGGTCAAGTCGATCAGCTTCGTCGGTTCCACCCCGATTGCCGAGTACGTCTACGCCACCGGCACCGCCCACGGCAAGCGCGTCCAGGCCCTCGGCGGCGCCAAGAACCACGCCGTGATCCTGCCCGACGCCGACCTGGACCTGGCCGCTGACGCCATGATCAACGCGGGCTTCGGTTCTGCCGGCGAGCGGTGCATGGCCATCTCCGCGGCGGTGGCCGTCGGCCCCGTGGCCGACGAGCTGGTCGCCAAGATCAAGGAGCGCGCCGCCACCCTCAAGACCGGTGACGGCACCCGCAACTCCGACATGGGCCCGCTGGTGACCAAGGCCCACCGCGACAAGGTGGCCTCCTACATCGACGCCGGCGAGGCCGACGGCGCCACCGTGGTGGTCGACGGACGCAACCCCCAGGTCGACGGCGAGGCCGACGGCTTCTGGCTGGGCCCCACCCTGCTGGACAACGTCACCCCCGAGATGAGCGTCTACACCGACGAGATCTTCGGCCCCGTGCTCTCGGTGGTCCGCGTCGAGACCTACGACGATGCTCTCGAGCTGATCAACAACAACCCCTACGGCAACGGCACCGCCATCTTCACCAATGACGGTGGTGCGGCCCGGCGCTTCCAGAACGAGGTCGAGGTCGGCATGATCGGCATCAACGTGCCGATCCCGGTGCCCACCGCGTACTACAGCTTCGGCGGCTGGAAGGCCTCGCTGTTCGGCGACACCCACGCCCACGGCACCGAGGGCGTGCACTTCTTCACCCGCGGCAAGGTCGTCACCACCCGCTGGCTCGACCCCAGCCACGGTGGCATCAACCTCGGGTTCCCCCAGAACGCCTAG
- a CDS encoding PucR family transcriptional regulator — MTLTIAEILDLPVLQAGRPEVIGGGALDRPVRWVHVSDLADLSNLLEGGELVLTTGAALADPGYLTRLANAGAVGVVVELGLHISQIPAAVLAQELPLPLVALHREVRFVEVTEEVHRRIVAEQYAEVDYARRVHEAFTALSMRRASVDDILAECAHMLETPVVLEDLNRQVLAFAARGVRTAELLDDWDRRSRLAGAEWLSRGVGPYRQEWGRLIAPRSEITSRAAMTVERAAQALALHHMAEQGRTSLELRAQSGLVEDLRAHRVVDEAEATSRAYALGLRPALTYVPMTVRPLEIRNNDQVLTQRRRAGTLDALVQAVRADGHTVLTSSREDGQIELLLAPRRAAAPDAQLARICGHIHRAVTRVDGVRECFIGVGPESSRLVDAADGLAESVYVAEVAAGMPATDQRFFYRAADVRLRGLVALIRSDPRVQAFAETELRGVLEHRAKHDSAAFELLRVFLDCGGNKTEVAGRLRLSRPTLYARLAALQRLLGVDLDDAESRTSLHVALLILDRHDVRPDGSAVIG; from the coding sequence ATGACGTTGACCATCGCCGAGATCCTCGACCTGCCGGTACTGCAGGCCGGTCGTCCCGAGGTCATCGGCGGGGGCGCTTTGGATCGCCCGGTGCGATGGGTGCACGTCAGCGACCTCGCGGACCTGTCCAATCTGTTGGAGGGCGGGGAACTGGTGCTGACCACCGGCGCGGCACTGGCCGACCCGGGCTATCTGACCCGGCTGGCCAATGCTGGGGCGGTAGGTGTGGTGGTGGAACTGGGTCTGCACATCAGCCAGATCCCGGCCGCCGTGCTGGCCCAGGAGTTGCCGCTGCCGTTGGTGGCGCTGCACCGCGAGGTGCGGTTCGTGGAGGTCACCGAAGAGGTGCACCGGCGCATCGTCGCCGAGCAGTACGCCGAGGTCGACTACGCCCGTCGTGTCCACGAGGCGTTCACGGCGCTGAGTATGCGCCGTGCCTCCGTCGACGACATCTTGGCCGAGTGCGCCCACATGCTCGAGACACCGGTGGTTCTCGAGGACCTCAACCGGCAGGTGCTCGCCTTCGCTGCCAGGGGGGTGCGCACTGCCGAGCTGCTCGACGACTGGGACCGCCGCTCCCGGTTGGCGGGCGCCGAGTGGCTCAGCCGCGGCGTCGGACCGTACCGGCAGGAGTGGGGGAGGCTGATCGCGCCCCGCAGCGAGATCACCTCCCGCGCCGCCATGACCGTCGAACGTGCCGCGCAGGCACTGGCCCTGCACCACATGGCCGAGCAGGGCCGCACGTCACTGGAACTGCGGGCGCAGAGTGGCCTGGTCGAGGACCTGCGTGCGCACCGGGTGGTCGACGAAGCCGAGGCCACCTCGCGCGCGTATGCGCTCGGCCTTCGACCCGCCTTGACGTATGTGCCGATGACCGTACGGCCCTTGGAGATTCGCAACAACGATCAAGTGCTGACACAGCGGCGCCGGGCGGGCACTCTGGATGCGCTGGTGCAGGCCGTCCGTGCCGACGGGCACACGGTCCTGACGTCCAGCCGCGAAGACGGGCAGATCGAGTTGCTGCTGGCGCCCCGGCGTGCAGCCGCGCCCGATGCCCAGCTGGCCCGCATCTGCGGGCACATCCACCGCGCTGTCACGCGCGTCGACGGCGTCCGGGAATGCTTCATCGGTGTCGGCCCGGAATCGAGTCGGCTGGTCGACGCCGCGGACGGTTTGGCCGAGTCGGTCTACGTCGCCGAGGTCGCCGCCGGCATGCCCGCAACCGACCAGCGGTTTTTCTACCGTGCTGCCGACGTCCGGCTGCGGGGCCTGGTCGCGTTGATCCGCAGCGACCCCCGGGTGCAGGCTTTCGCCGAGACCGAACTGCGCGGCGTCCTGGAACACCGCGCCAAACACGACTCGGCCGCATTCGAGTTGTTGCGGGTGTTCCTGGATTGCGGCGGCAACAAGACCGAGGTCGCCGGAAGGCTGCGGCTGTCGCGCCCCACGCTGTACGCCCGCCTTGCCGCCCTACAGCGGTTACTGGGCGTCGACCTCGACGATGCGGAATCACGCACCTCGCTGCACGTCGCGCTGCTGATACTGGACCGACACGATGTGAGGCCCGACGGATCGGCGGTGATTGGCTGA